From Streptomyces durmitorensis, a single genomic window includes:
- a CDS encoding zinc ribbon domain-containing protein — protein sequence MNAAPADQIRLLDVQALDVRLQQLAHRKKSLPEHAEIESLNKDLTQLRDLHVASTTEESDCSREQTKAEQDVDQVRQRANRDQQRLDSGAVTSPKDLENLQREIASLAKRQGDLEDVVLEVMERRESAQERVSELAERVSSVQSKIDDATARRDAAFEEIDGEAATVTKEREVVAGSVPADLLKLYDKLRVKEGGIGAAKLYQRRCEGCRIELDITGVNEVKAASPDTVVRCENCSRILVRTSESGL from the coding sequence CTGAACGCCGCGCCCGCCGACCAGATCCGACTCCTCGACGTCCAGGCACTCGACGTACGCCTCCAGCAGCTGGCGCACCGGAAGAAGTCCCTGCCCGAGCACGCCGAGATCGAATCGCTGAACAAGGACCTCACGCAGCTGCGTGACCTGCACGTCGCGTCGACGACCGAGGAGAGCGACTGCTCCCGCGAGCAGACCAAGGCGGAGCAGGACGTCGACCAGGTGCGCCAGCGCGCCAACCGCGACCAGCAGCGCCTGGACTCCGGCGCCGTGACGTCCCCCAAGGACCTGGAGAACCTCCAGCGTGAGATCGCCTCGCTCGCCAAGCGCCAGGGCGACCTGGAGGACGTGGTCCTCGAGGTCATGGAGCGCCGCGAGTCCGCCCAGGAGCGCGTCTCCGAGCTGGCGGAACGTGTCTCCTCCGTCCAGTCGAAGATCGACGACGCGACGGCCCGTCGTGACGCGGCCTTCGAGGAGATCGACGGCGAGGCCGCCACGGTCACCAAGGAGCGCGAGGTCGTGGCCGGTTCGGTCCCGGCCGACCTGCTCAAGCTCTACGACAAGCTCCGCGTCAAGGAGGGCGGCATCGGCGCGGCCAAGCTCTACCAGCGGCGCTGCGAGGGCTGCCGCATCGAGCTGGACATCACCGGGGTCAACGAAGTGAAGGCGGCGTCCCCCGACACGGTCGTGCGGTGCGAGAACTGCAGCCGCATCCTGGTCCGCACGTCCGAGTCGGGTCTGTAA
- a CDS encoding MaoC/PaaZ C-terminal domain-containing protein, with protein sequence MPIDAAKALAAEPRSAEITWDHKDIQLYHLGLGAGVPATDPDELRYTLESKLHVLPSFATVAGAGMGVVGGLSSPGIEVNLAAVLHGGQSITLHRPIPVKGKAVTTSKVAAVYDKGKAAILVLRTEVADGEGPLWTSDAQIFVRGEGGFGGERGPSTRVPAPEGEPDKTVERPVREEQALLYRLSGDWNPLHADPEFAKLAGFDRPILHGLCTYGMTLKAVVDTVLGGDVSRVRGYSTRFTGIVFPGETLRIRMWRPQGTEGRVQVAVTAVERDDAPVLADTIVEHA encoded by the coding sequence ATGCCCATCGACGCCGCGAAAGCACTGGCCGCGGAGCCCAGGTCGGCCGAGATCACCTGGGATCACAAGGACATCCAGCTCTACCACCTGGGCCTCGGCGCGGGCGTCCCCGCCACCGACCCCGACGAGCTGCGCTACACCCTGGAGTCGAAGCTGCACGTCCTGCCCAGCTTCGCCACCGTCGCGGGCGCGGGCATGGGCGTCGTCGGCGGGCTCTCGTCACCGGGCATCGAGGTGAACCTCGCCGCGGTCCTGCACGGCGGCCAGAGCATCACGCTGCACCGCCCGATCCCGGTCAAGGGCAAGGCCGTCACCACCTCCAAGGTGGCCGCCGTGTACGACAAGGGCAAGGCCGCGATCCTCGTCCTGCGCACCGAAGTGGCCGACGGTGAGGGGCCGTTGTGGACCAGCGACGCGCAGATCTTCGTACGCGGCGAAGGCGGATTCGGCGGCGAACGCGGCCCTTCCACCCGCGTCCCGGCCCCGGAGGGCGAGCCCGACAAGACCGTCGAGCGCCCGGTCCGCGAGGAGCAGGCGCTGCTCTACCGCCTCTCCGGTGACTGGAACCCCCTGCACGCCGACCCCGAGTTCGCCAAGCTCGCGGGCTTCGACCGGCCGATCCTGCACGGCCTGTGCACCTACGGGATGACGCTCAAGGCCGTCGTCGACACGGTGCTCGGCGGTGACGTGTCGCGGGTACGCGGCTACAGCACGCGCTTCACCGGGATCGTCTTCCCCGGGGAGACCCTGCGGATCCGGATGTGGCGCCCTCAGGGGACGGAGGGCCGCGTCCAGGTCGCGGTGACGGCGGTCGAGCGGGACGACGCGCCGGTCCTCGCCGACACGATCGTCGAACACGCCTGA
- a CDS encoding bifunctional RNase H/acid phosphatase, which produces MREFIVEADGGSRGNPGPAGYGSVVIDATTGETLREVAEYIGVATNNVAEYKGLVAGLKAAHELDPAATVHVRMDSKLVVEQMSGRWKIKHPDMKPLAAEAARVFPSSQVTYEWIPREKNKHADRLANEAMDAGKRGEQWSASDSTAELDAMASPTGTTGTTGTAGADVRAAGNVAAQAPPVGWGAADLGAPATFVLLRHGETALTPQKRFSGSGGSDPSLSDVGREQAERAAAAFAARGTIQAIVSSPLKRCQETAQAVAARLGLDVRIEDGLRETDFGAWEGLTFGEVRSRQPEELNAWLASPDAAPPGGESFAAVAERVSAARDCLAAEYAGRTVLLVTHVTPIKTLVRLALGAPPESLFRMELSAASVSAVAYYGDGNASVRLLNDTSHLR; this is translated from the coding sequence GTGCGGGAGTTCATCGTCGAGGCCGACGGCGGGTCGCGGGGCAACCCGGGACCCGCGGGCTACGGCTCGGTCGTCATCGACGCGACCACGGGGGAGACCCTGCGGGAGGTCGCGGAGTACATCGGCGTCGCGACGAACAACGTCGCCGAGTACAAGGGACTCGTGGCCGGCCTGAAGGCGGCACACGAGCTCGACCCGGCCGCAACGGTCCATGTCCGCATGGACTCCAAGCTCGTCGTCGAGCAGATGTCGGGCCGCTGGAAGATCAAGCACCCGGACATGAAGCCGCTCGCCGCCGAGGCCGCGCGGGTCTTCCCGTCGTCCCAGGTGACGTACGAGTGGATCCCGCGCGAGAAGAACAAGCACGCGGACCGTCTCGCCAACGAGGCGATGGACGCGGGCAAGCGCGGGGAGCAGTGGTCGGCGTCGGATTCGACGGCCGAGCTGGACGCGATGGCTTCGCCGACGGGCACGACGGGCACGACGGGCACGGCGGGGGCGGACGTGCGGGCCGCGGGCAACGTGGCCGCGCAGGCGCCGCCCGTCGGCTGGGGCGCCGCCGACCTGGGTGCCCCCGCGACCTTCGTGCTGCTGCGGCACGGCGAGACCGCGCTGACCCCCCAGAAGCGGTTCTCCGGCAGCGGAGGCTCCGACCCCTCCCTCTCCGACGTGGGCCGGGAGCAGGCAGAACGCGCGGCGGCGGCGTTCGCCGCGCGGGGCACGATCCAGGCGATCGTCTCCTCGCCGCTGAAGCGCTGCCAGGAGACCGCGCAGGCCGTCGCCGCCCGCCTCGGCCTCGACGTACGCATCGAGGACGGGCTGCGCGAGACGGACTTCGGGGCCTGGGAGGGCCTGACCTTCGGCGAGGTGCGTTCGCGCCAGCCCGAGGAGCTGAACGCGTGGCTCGCCTCGCCCGATGCGGCGCCGCCGGGCGGCGAGTCCTTCGCCGCGGTGGCCGAGCGGGTGTCGGCGGCGCGGGACTGTCTGGCCGCCGAGTACGCGGGCCGCACGGTCCTCCTGGTCACGCACGTCACGCCGATCAAGACGCTGGTGCGCCTGGCGCTGGGCGCGCCGCCGGAGTCCCTGTTCCGCATGGAGCTCTCGGCCGCGTCCGTCTCGGCGGTGGCGTACTACGGGGACGGCAACGCGTCCGTACGGCTGCTCAACGACACGTCACACCTGCGGTAA
- the yaaA gene encoding peroxide stress protein YaaA translates to MLVLLPPSEGKAPSGRGAPLKPESLSLPVLADARRAVLDELVELCVADEDKARDVLGLSEGLRGEVAKNTELRTAGARPAGEIYTGVLYDALDLASLDAAAKRRAARSLLVFSGLWGAVGVTDRIPSYRCSMGVKLPGLGALGAYWRTPMASAMPEAAGDGLVLDLRSSAYTAAWKPKGEVADRTATVRVLHAQTDPATGVEKRSVVSHFNKATKGRIVRSLLETGTQPKGPAELVEALRDLGHVVEAQAPAKAGKAWALDVVVREIH, encoded by the coding sequence ATGCTCGTCCTGCTGCCGCCCTCCGAAGGCAAGGCACCCTCCGGCCGCGGCGCCCCCCTGAAGCCGGAGTCGCTCTCCCTGCCGGTGCTCGCGGACGCGCGGCGGGCCGTGCTCGACGAGCTGGTCGAGCTCTGCGTGGCGGACGAGGACAAGGCCCGTGACGTACTCGGACTGAGTGAAGGTCTGCGCGGTGAGGTCGCCAAGAACACCGAGCTGCGGACTGCCGGCGCGCGCCCCGCGGGGGAGATCTACACCGGCGTCCTGTACGACGCCCTTGACCTCGCCTCCCTGGACGCCGCCGCCAAGCGCCGCGCGGCCCGCTCGCTGCTTGTCTTCTCCGGACTGTGGGGCGCCGTCGGCGTCACGGACCGCATCCCCTCCTACCGCTGCTCGATGGGCGTCAAGCTGCCGGGCCTCGGCGCGCTCGGCGCCTACTGGCGTACGCCGATGGCCTCGGCGATGCCCGAGGCGGCGGGCGACGGGCTGGTCCTCGACCTGCGTTCATCGGCGTACACGGCCGCCTGGAAGCCGAAGGGCGAGGTCGCGGACCGGACGGCGACGGTGCGGGTGCTGCACGCGCAGACCGACCCGGCGACCGGGGTCGAGAAGCGCTCCGTCGTCTCGCACTTCAACAAGGCGACGAAGGGCAGGATCGTCCGCTCTCTGCTGGAGACCGGCACGCAGCCGAAGGGCCCGGCGGAGCTGGTCGAGGCGCTGCGGGACCTCGGGCACGTGGTGGAGGCGCAGGCTCCGGCGAAGGCGGGCAAGGCGTGGGCGCTCGACGTGGTGGTGCGCGAGATCCACTGA
- a CDS encoding ABC transporter ATP-binding protein has protein sequence MTNSVPAERAVAFSGVVKAFGPLRAVDGVDLEILRGETVALLGRNGAGKSTAISLLLGLDAPDAGRVELFGGPPADAVRAGHVGAMLQEGRLVPRVTVRELVSFVAGRYPAPLPVGEALALAGIEELAGRRVDKLSGGQTQRVRFALALAGTPSLIVLDEPTAALDVEARQAFWASMRAYARRGHTVLFSTHYLEEADRHADRIVVMDHGRIVADGTGEQVKRSAGGSTVSLDLAGRGTEGLTLLPGVVAVEVRGDRARLRTEDSDATVIALARLGAIRGLEVTAASLDEAFLALTTAPLTPEAV, from the coding sequence ATGACGAATTCAGTGCCCGCCGAGCGGGCCGTGGCGTTCTCCGGCGTGGTCAAGGCCTTCGGGCCGCTGCGCGCCGTCGACGGCGTCGACCTGGAGATCCTGCGTGGTGAGACCGTCGCCCTGCTCGGCCGCAACGGCGCGGGCAAGTCCACGGCGATCTCCCTCCTGCTCGGCCTCGACGCCCCCGACGCGGGCCGCGTCGAGCTCTTCGGCGGACCGCCCGCTGACGCCGTGCGCGCCGGGCACGTGGGCGCCATGCTCCAGGAGGGCCGCCTCGTCCCGCGCGTCACCGTGCGCGAGCTCGTCTCCTTCGTGGCCGGGCGCTATCCGGCGCCGCTGCCCGTCGGCGAGGCCCTCGCGCTCGCCGGGATCGAGGAGCTGGCCGGGCGGCGCGTCGACAAGCTGTCCGGGGGCCAGACGCAGCGGGTGCGGTTCGCCCTCGCCCTGGCCGGTACCCCCTCGCTGATCGTCCTCGACGAGCCGACCGCCGCTCTCGACGTGGAGGCGCGCCAGGCGTTCTGGGCGTCGATGCGTGCCTACGCGCGGCGCGGCCACACCGTCCTGTTCTCCACCCACTACCTGGAGGAGGCCGACCGGCACGCGGACCGCATCGTCGTCATGGACCACGGCCGGATCGTCGCCGACGGCACGGGCGAGCAGGTCAAGCGGTCCGCGGGCGGCAGCACCGTCTCCCTCGACCTGGCCGGGAGGGGCACGGAGGGTCTGACGCTGCTGCCCGGTGTGGTCGCCGTCGAGGTGCGCGGGGACCGGGCCCGGCTGCGTACGGAGGACTCGGACGCGACGGTGATCGCGCTCGCGCGGCTCGGTGCGATCCGCGGCCTCGAAGTCACGGCGGCCTCGCTCGACGAGGCGTTCCTGGCCCTGACCACCGCTCCTCTCACCCCGGAGGCCGTGTGA
- a CDS encoding ABC transporter permease produces the protein MFAYLGLEVRRTLRDTGFVIGGIALPVLMYLLFTNIGGGSDHERWKTTSMIGMAAYGAVIAALNTGTGVAEDKTTGWLRQLRVTPMTPREVVTGRALTGAVTVLPAIVAVFAAGGLVNGVRMAAWQWAAAAVLLWLGSLPFTMLGLGNGYRLTAQTTGVVNTACNLGLAVLGGLWFPVDLFPGWLRTLSDYTPTHRFAELGTSVTDGGGIAFGTVAVLIAWLLAFGSYAVTSYRRAARTV, from the coding sequence ATGTTCGCCTACCTCGGGCTCGAAGTGCGCAGAACGCTCCGCGACACCGGCTTCGTCATCGGCGGCATCGCACTCCCGGTGCTGATGTACCTGCTGTTCACCAACATCGGCGGCGGCTCGGACCACGAGCGGTGGAAGACGACGTCGATGATCGGCATGGCCGCGTACGGGGCCGTGATCGCCGCCCTGAACACCGGCACCGGCGTCGCCGAGGACAAGACGACCGGCTGGCTGCGGCAGCTGCGGGTGACGCCGATGACACCGCGCGAGGTCGTGACGGGCCGGGCCCTGACCGGTGCGGTGACCGTGCTCCCGGCGATCGTGGCGGTGTTCGCCGCGGGCGGCCTGGTCAACGGCGTACGCATGGCGGCCTGGCAGTGGGCGGCCGCCGCGGTGCTGCTCTGGCTCGGCTCGCTGCCCTTCACGATGCTGGGGCTCGGCAACGGGTACCGCCTGACCGCGCAGACCACGGGCGTGGTGAACACGGCCTGCAACCTGGGGCTCGCGGTGCTCGGCGGGCTCTGGTTCCCCGTCGACCTGTTCCCCGGCTGGCTGCGCACCCTGTCCGACTACACACCCACGCACCGCTTCGCGGAGCTCGGCACGTCCGTGACGGACGGCGGCGGCATCGCTTTCGGCACGGTCGCGGTGCTGATCGCCTGGCTGCTGGCGTTCGGTTCGTACGCTGTGACCTCGTACCGCCGGGCGGCGCGGACCGTATGA
- a CDS encoding Nif3-like dinuclear metal center hexameric protein: MPRLSEVIAALDALWPAELAESWDAVGTVCGDPEAEISRVLFAVDPVQEIVDEAVKLGAQLLVTHHPLYLRGTTTVSAGTFKGRVVHDLIKNDVALHVAHTNADRADPGVSDALAGALDLRIVRPLVPDPADAHGRRGLGRICELEHPLTLRELAARAAERLPATAQGIRVAGDPEQLIRTLAVSGGSGDSLFDDVRASGVDAFLTADLRHHPVSEARAQTPLALLDAAHWATEWPWCELAAAQLDQISDRHGWGLRVHVSKTVTDPWTAHAASNTDTTGAPN; the protein is encoded by the coding sequence GTGCCCCGTCTGTCTGAAGTCATCGCCGCCCTCGACGCCCTGTGGCCCGCCGAACTGGCCGAGAGCTGGGACGCGGTCGGCACGGTCTGCGGCGACCCCGAAGCGGAGATCTCCCGGGTCCTTTTCGCTGTCGACCCCGTCCAGGAGATCGTCGACGAAGCGGTGAAGCTGGGCGCCCAGCTCCTGGTCACCCACCACCCGCTCTACCTGCGCGGCACGACGACGGTCTCGGCGGGCACCTTCAAGGGCCGCGTCGTCCACGACCTGATCAAGAACGACGTCGCGCTGCACGTCGCGCACACGAACGCCGACCGCGCCGACCCGGGCGTCTCCGACGCCCTCGCGGGCGCGCTCGACCTGCGGATCGTCCGACCTCTCGTACCGGACCCGGCCGACGCGCACGGCCGCCGCGGCCTCGGCCGGATCTGCGAGCTCGAACACCCCCTGACGCTCCGCGAACTCGCCGCCCGCGCGGCCGAGCGGCTGCCCGCCACCGCGCAGGGCATCCGGGTCGCGGGCGACCCGGAGCAGCTCATCCGCACCCTCGCCGTCAGCGGCGGCTCCGGCGACAGCCTCTTCGACGACGTACGCGCGTCCGGCGTGGACGCCTTCCTCACCGCCGACCTGCGCCACCACCCGGTGTCGGAGGCCCGCGCACAGACTCCGCTCGCGCTGCTCGACGCCGCGCACTGGGCCACCGAGTGGCCGTGGTGCGAACTGGCCGCCGCGCAGCTCGATCAGATCTCCGACCGTCACGGATGGGGACTTCGCGTCCACGTCTCCAAGACGGTCACCGACCCCTGGACCGCCCACGCGGCCTCGAATACCGACACAACAGGAGCCCCCAACTGA
- a CDS encoding Zn-dependent alcohol dehydrogenase, with amino-acid sequence MRAAVLHETGQDKLEVLDDIETVGFGPGKVKIRVRATGLCHSDVSAMNGVLPQPAPFIPGHEGAGEIIDVGDGVSGISQGDRVLVCWLPACGTCPACKRGQSQLCLAGFMNAGTPNFKRPDGDVFGFAGTGTFAEEVVVDAGCAVPIPDDVPFDIAALIGCGVTTGLGAAINTAKVEAGSSVAVIGCGGVGISAIQGARLKGAAQIIAVDPVASRREAALRFGATEAVAPDELADAKQRVTAGEGFDYVFEVVGKSATARTAYETTRRGGTLCIVGAGAMDDNLQLNMFELFFDEKKILPSMYGGGDVLRSYERAIALWRAGRIDLESLITHRVPLSEINEALDQMRTGVALRTCIEI; translated from the coding sequence ATGCGCGCAGCCGTACTGCACGAGACAGGCCAGGACAAACTCGAGGTCCTCGACGACATCGAGACGGTGGGTTTTGGCCCCGGCAAGGTGAAGATCAGGGTGCGGGCCACCGGCCTGTGCCACTCCGACGTCTCCGCGATGAACGGCGTACTGCCGCAGCCCGCGCCGTTCATCCCCGGTCACGAGGGCGCGGGCGAGATCATCGACGTCGGCGACGGCGTGAGCGGCATCAGCCAGGGCGACCGGGTCCTGGTGTGCTGGCTGCCCGCCTGCGGCACGTGTCCGGCGTGCAAGCGCGGCCAGAGCCAGCTGTGCCTGGCCGGTTTCATGAACGCGGGCACCCCCAACTTCAAGCGCCCGGACGGCGATGTCTTCGGCTTCGCCGGCACGGGGACCTTCGCCGAGGAGGTCGTGGTCGACGCGGGCTGCGCCGTGCCGATCCCGGACGACGTGCCCTTCGACATCGCGGCCCTGATCGGCTGCGGGGTGACGACGGGGCTGGGCGCGGCCATCAACACCGCGAAGGTGGAGGCCGGTTCGTCGGTCGCCGTCATCGGCTGCGGCGGCGTCGGCATCTCCGCGATCCAGGGCGCGCGGCTCAAGGGCGCGGCGCAGATCATCGCCGTCGACCCGGTGGCGTCCCGGCGCGAGGCCGCGCTGCGGTTCGGCGCGACGGAGGCGGTCGCACCTGACGAACTCGCCGACGCCAAGCAGCGGGTGACCGCGGGCGAGGGCTTCGACTACGTCTTCGAGGTCGTGGGCAAGTCCGCCACCGCCCGCACCGCGTACGAGACGACGCGGCGCGGCGGCACGCTGTGCATCGTCGGAGCGGGCGCCATGGACGACAACCTCCAGCTGAACATGTTCGAGCTGTTCTTCGACGAGAAGAAGATCCTGCCGTCCATGTACGGCGGCGGCGACGTCCTGCGGTCCTACGAGCGGGCCATCGCGCTGTGGCGCGCGGGCCGGATCGACCTGGAGAGCCTGATCACCCACCGGGTGCCGCTCTCCGAGATCAACGAAGCGCTTGACCAGATGCGTACGGGCGTCGCGCTGCGTACGTGCATCGAGATCTGA
- the eda gene encoding bifunctional 4-hydroxy-2-oxoglutarate aldolase/2-dehydro-3-deoxy-phosphogluconate aldolase — translation MTSPSAAASASVLDLAPVVPVVVVEDVADAVPLARALVAGGLPAIEVTLRTPAALDAIRAIAAQVPDAVVGAGTVISATNVADSVDAGARFLVSPGWTDTLLAAMKASGVPFLPGVSTTSEVVALIERGVHEMKFFPAEAAGGTAYLKSLGGPLPQARFCPTGGIGLASAPSYLALKNVGCVGGSWMLPADAVAAKDWGRIEALAREAAALR, via the coding sequence ATGACTTCCCCCTCCGCCGCGGCCTCCGCCTCCGTGCTCGATCTCGCCCCCGTCGTCCCCGTAGTCGTGGTGGAGGACGTCGCCGACGCCGTGCCGCTGGCGCGCGCGCTGGTCGCGGGCGGGCTGCCCGCGATCGAGGTGACGCTGCGGACGCCCGCCGCGCTCGACGCGATCCGGGCCATCGCGGCGCAGGTGCCGGACGCGGTGGTCGGCGCGGGCACCGTCATCTCGGCCACGAATGTCGCTGACTCCGTGGACGCCGGGGCCCGCTTCCTGGTCAGCCCGGGGTGGACCGACACGCTGCTGGCGGCCATGAAGGCGTCCGGGGTGCCGTTCCTGCCGGGTGTCTCGACGACGTCCGAGGTCGTGGCGCTGATCGAGCGCGGCGTGCACGAGATGAAGTTCTTCCCGGCGGAGGCCGCGGGCGGAACCGCCTACCTCAAGTCGCTCGGCGGCCCGCTGCCGCAGGCCCGCTTCTGCCCGACGGGCGGCATCGGCCTCGCGTCCGCGCCGTCGTACCTCGCCCTGAAGAACGTCGGCTGCGTGGGCGGCAGTTGGATGCTGCCGGCTGACGCGGTCGCGGCGAAGGACTGGGGCCGCATCGAGGCCTTGGCCCGCGAGGCCGCCGCCCTGCGCTGA
- a CDS encoding ABC transporter substrate-binding protein has protein sequence MSVSVRSVRPRRHRATAALALAVAGALSLAACGSGDSDGKSDNGSGSKAVAQGGDDFSKAAEQTAKMGTTAKAGVFPRTITHARGKTELKAQPKRVVVLDVGELDNVVSLGIKPVGYAPTEGDDGIPGYLKKDAGDPKDVGTINALNLEAIANLKPDLILGSELRAAKLYPQLAKIAPTVFSIRPGFTWKENYLLNAAALDKTAKAKTELAAYEEKARSLGRDLGDDKPTITMLRYMPDRVRLYAKASFIGTILDDTGLPRPKNQQVNDLATEISTEKIDDADADWIFTGVYGDAKKTGRSAAEKNPLWKKLDAVKKGQAKDVPDETWYLGLGVTAANSVLDDLRSDLAP, from the coding sequence ATGTCCGTCTCTGTACGGTCCGTACGACCCCGCCGCCACCGCGCCACCGCCGCCCTCGCCCTCGCCGTGGCCGGCGCGCTCTCCCTCGCGGCCTGCGGGTCCGGCGACAGCGACGGCAAGTCCGACAACGGCAGCGGCAGCAAGGCCGTCGCCCAGGGCGGCGACGACTTCTCCAAGGCCGCCGAGCAGACCGCGAAGATGGGCACCACGGCCAAGGCCGGCGTCTTCCCGCGCACCATCACGCACGCCCGCGGCAAGACCGAGCTCAAGGCGCAGCCCAAGCGGGTCGTGGTCCTGGACGTCGGCGAGCTCGACAACGTCGTCTCGCTCGGCATCAAGCCCGTCGGCTACGCCCCCACCGAGGGCGACGACGGCATCCCCGGCTACCTGAAGAAGGACGCGGGCGACCCCAAGGACGTGGGCACGATCAACGCCCTCAACCTGGAGGCCATCGCGAACCTGAAGCCGGACCTGATCCTCGGCAGCGAACTGCGCGCCGCCAAGCTCTACCCGCAGCTCGCCAAGATCGCCCCGACCGTCTTCTCCATCCGCCCCGGCTTCACGTGGAAGGAGAACTACCTCCTGAACGCGGCCGCGCTCGACAAGACCGCCAAGGCGAAGACGGAGCTCGCCGCGTACGAGGAGAAGGCGAGGTCCCTGGGCCGGGACCTCGGCGACGACAAGCCGACGATCACGATGCTCCGCTACATGCCGGACCGCGTCCGCCTCTACGCCAAGGCGTCCTTCATCGGCACGATCCTCGACGACACCGGCCTGCCCCGCCCGAAGAACCAGCAGGTCAACGACCTCGCCACGGAGATCAGCACCGAGAAGATCGACGACGCCGACGCGGACTGGATCTTCACCGGCGTCTACGGCGACGCGAAGAAGACCGGCCGCTCCGCCGCCGAGAAGAACCCGCTCTGGAAGAAGCTGGACGCGGTGAAGAAGGGCCAGGCCAAGGACGTCCCGGACGAGACGTGGTACCTGGGTCTTGGCGTGACGGCGGCGAATTCGGTCCTTGACGACCTCAGGTCCGACCTGGCCCCGTAA
- a CDS encoding 3-oxoacyl-ACP reductase, whose amino-acid sequence MAQPLPRPLDGLAAIVTGAGRGLGRAEALELARLGASVVVNDFGKTGRDGSGEASATPAEEVAAEIRAAGGQAVAHLGDVADHEQARGLVQLAVDTYGKLDILVNNAGILRDRMIFSMSESEWDSVIHVHLKGHFNTTHFASVHWRERSKAAGEPVYGRIVNTSSEAFLAGSAGQPNYAAAKGGIVGLTTSSALALGKYGVTANVICPRARTRMTEDVFAGFQEPDAGELDALAPEHVAPLVGYLASPAAAGVNGQLLVVHGGMVAVVERPKVAAKFDTAKDVFTYEELDGVLSPYYAGRPANETFAAAEVLGLKRG is encoded by the coding sequence ATGGCACAGCCATTGCCACGGCCACTGGACGGTTTGGCCGCGATCGTGACGGGCGCGGGCCGGGGGCTCGGCCGTGCGGAGGCCCTCGAACTCGCCCGGCTCGGCGCGAGCGTCGTCGTCAACGACTTCGGAAAGACGGGCCGCGACGGCTCGGGCGAGGCGTCCGCGACGCCCGCCGAGGAGGTCGCCGCCGAGATCCGGGCCGCGGGCGGGCAGGCGGTCGCGCACCTGGGCGACGTCGCGGACCACGAACAGGCGCGCGGGCTCGTCCAGTTGGCGGTCGACACGTACGGCAAGCTCGACATCCTGGTCAACAACGCGGGGATCCTGCGGGACCGGATGATCTTCTCGATGAGCGAGAGCGAGTGGGACTCGGTCATCCACGTCCACCTCAAGGGCCACTTCAACACGACGCACTTCGCGTCCGTGCACTGGCGTGAGCGGTCCAAGGCGGCGGGGGAGCCGGTGTACGGCCGGATCGTCAACACGTCGTCGGAGGCGTTCCTCGCGGGCTCGGCGGGCCAGCCGAACTACGCGGCGGCGAAGGGCGGCATCGTCGGCCTGACGACGTCGAGCGCGCTGGCGCTCGGCAAGTACGGGGTGACGGCGAACGTCATCTGCCCCCGTGCGCGGACACGGATGACGGAGGACGTCTTCGCGGGGTTCCAGGAACCGGACGCGGGCGAACTGGACGCGCTCGCTCCCGAGCATGTGGCGCCGCTGGTGGGCTACTTGGCCTCGCCTGCCGCCGCCGGGGTCAACGGCCAGTTGCTGGTGGTCCACGGCGGCATGGTCGCGGTGGTCGAACGCCCCAAGGTGGCGGCGAAGTTCGACACGGCGAAGGACGTCTTCACGTACGAGGAGCTGGACGGGGTCCTGTCCCCCTACTACGCGGGGCGGCCTGCTAACGAGACGTTCGCGGCGGCGGAGGTGCTCGGGCTGAAGCGGGGGTGA